In Spirosoma aureum, a single genomic region encodes these proteins:
- a CDS encoding ABC transporter permease, whose protein sequence is MKPRPVEPPRWAHWLLTRLHPKDTLEEVEGDLDELYRYWYERSGQTHATLRYVLNVVSVLPPFVRRRKRQPEYDHKPSSLTPDMIRNYFKIAFRNLLLNKVYSVINIAGLAIGMIGCLSIGLFVWDEWKFDKTIPDGENIFRIYTKRTKDNTTTKQAVVAPAYASFLQQQYPEVDTSTRILMAPDRFLMETGSQKNYEDKGWFVEPSFLQVFALPLEKGTVAGILDIPKTVILSSELAKKYFGRENPIGKTLKINTFDYTVKGVLAPLPDHFHLDFHFLMSLSSVGIPPSRMERWTWNQFFTYIKVKPGIDIEHLQNKFQAYVKAEIIKPGDTVMLPFFQRLDDIHLGSADFTFDNAIRGNESYVNALMIIALFVLVIACFNFINLATAVSFRRAREIGVRKVVGAGRRQLVFQFLGETILISMIAMLIAVIALFIVVPALNRFTDKTIAFNPLTNPQLGLLLLGTTLLVGILAGSYPAIVVSGFQPVKVLKNIQLSVNGKSWFRQALVVVQFALSSLLIISTIVVFRQTRYMNNKDLGFHKEQLIYFQAQGEVAGKGLETFKAELRRSPNVLAVTSGYGLPGDQFAGDGVTLPGKNAEKEYSVNMFIGDHGYVKTLGLQLIAGRDFSKNMSTDVREAFIINEMAVKEFGFGSPEKALSQRINWHEWVPADTSNPIKKGRIVGVVRDFHYKSLHEKVTAAVIHMVPQEVFKVAVKVREADIQQTIAYINTVWSQFSPNFPLDYKFMDDTYGKMYSTEEKLSELLWVFAVLAITVGYMGLFGLATFSVEQRVKEIGIRKVLGASVLTIMGLISRNFIALVSLAFMIATPVAWWTMGSWLNEFPYRIAIDWWMFALAGGLAIGIALLTVSSQAIKAALMNPVKSLRSE, encoded by the coding sequence ATGAAACCTCGTCCCGTCGAACCGCCCCGCTGGGCTCACTGGTTGCTCACCCGGCTACACCCTAAGGACACTTTGGAGGAAGTGGAGGGGGATCTGGATGAGCTGTATCGGTACTGGTATGAGCGGTCGGGTCAAACGCACGCTACCCTGCGTTATGTGCTCAATGTGGTGTCGGTGCTGCCGCCTTTTGTACGGAGGAGGAAACGACAACCAGAATACGATCATAAACCCTCAAGCCTAACTCCTGACATGATTCGGAACTATTTCAAAATCGCTTTTAGAAACCTGCTGCTCAATAAAGTCTATTCAGTCATCAATATTGCTGGGTTAGCTATTGGCATGATCGGCTGTCTTTCGATCGGTCTGTTTGTATGGGACGAATGGAAATTTGATAAAACGATTCCAGACGGAGAGAACATTTTTCGCATTTATACGAAAAGAACCAAAGATAATACGACCACGAAGCAAGCGGTTGTTGCTCCGGCTTATGCCAGCTTTCTGCAACAGCAATATCCCGAAGTAGATACCTCTACCAGGATATTGATGGCTCCCGACCGGTTTTTGATGGAAACAGGCAGTCAAAAAAACTATGAAGACAAAGGCTGGTTTGTGGAACCGTCGTTTCTACAGGTATTCGCTTTACCATTGGAAAAGGGGACGGTTGCAGGCATTCTTGATATTCCGAAAACAGTTATTCTTTCCAGCGAGCTGGCCAAAAAGTATTTCGGCCGTGAGAATCCCATTGGTAAAACCCTCAAAATAAATACGTTCGATTATACCGTAAAAGGCGTATTGGCACCGTTGCCGGATCATTTTCATTTGGATTTTCATTTCCTGATGTCTTTATCCAGCGTGGGTATACCACCAAGTCGAATGGAAAGATGGACCTGGAACCAGTTTTTTACCTACATAAAAGTAAAGCCCGGAATTGATATTGAACACCTACAAAACAAGTTCCAGGCGTATGTAAAAGCCGAGATTATCAAACCCGGCGACACCGTTATGCTGCCTTTTTTTCAGCGACTCGACGATATTCATCTTGGCTCGGCTGATTTTACATTCGACAATGCCATCCGTGGAAATGAAAGTTATGTAAATGCCTTGATGATCATTGCCCTGTTTGTACTGGTCATTGCCTGTTTCAATTTTATTAACCTGGCTACAGCCGTCTCGTTCAGGAGAGCCAGAGAAATCGGTGTACGGAAAGTAGTTGGCGCAGGACGCAGGCAACTCGTTTTTCAATTTCTGGGCGAAACGATTTTGATATCCATGATCGCTATGCTCATCGCAGTAATCGCTTTGTTTATCGTCGTTCCGGCATTGAATCGCTTCACCGATAAAACGATAGCCTTTAACCCACTTACCAATCCGCAATTAGGCTTGTTACTCCTGGGTACAACCCTGTTGGTGGGTATACTGGCGGGTAGCTATCCGGCCATTGTCGTATCTGGTTTTCAGCCGGTGAAGGTGTTGAAAAACATACAGCTATCCGTCAACGGCAAATCCTGGTTCAGACAGGCCCTGGTCGTTGTTCAGTTTGCCCTTTCTTCATTGCTAATTATTTCGACTATTGTCGTGTTCCGGCAAACCCGGTATATGAACAATAAGGATCTGGGGTTCCATAAAGAACAACTGATCTATTTTCAGGCACAGGGTGAGGTAGCGGGGAAAGGGCTCGAAACGTTTAAGGCCGAACTGAGACGCTCTCCCAATGTGCTTGCGGTTACCTCAGGTTATGGTCTTCCGGGCGACCAGTTTGCCGGAGATGGCGTTACCCTTCCAGGTAAGAATGCAGAAAAGGAATATTCGGTAAACATGTTTATCGGCGATCATGGCTACGTAAAAACACTAGGTCTACAACTAATTGCGGGCAGAGATTTTTCAAAAAACATGTCGACTGATGTGCGGGAAGCCTTTATCATCAACGAAATGGCGGTGAAAGAATTCGGCTTTGGTTCTCCTGAAAAAGCGTTGAGCCAACGGATAAATTGGCATGAATGGGTGCCCGCCGACACGTCAAATCCGATTAAAAAAGGAAGGATAGTAGGGGTAGTTCGGGATTTTCACTATAAAAGCCTTCATGAGAAAGTCACGGCAGCGGTAATCCACATGGTACCGCAGGAGGTATTTAAAGTGGCTGTAAAGGTCAGAGAAGCTGATATACAGCAAACGATAGCCTATATCAATACGGTATGGAGTCAGTTCTCGCCCAACTTCCCTCTGGATTATAAGTTCATGGACGATACCTATGGGAAAATGTATAGCACCGAAGAAAAACTAAGCGAATTGCTCTGGGTGTTTGCCGTCCTTGCCATTACCGTAGGCTATATGGGCTTGTTCGGACTGGCGACCTTTAGTGTAGAACAGCGTGTCAAAGAGATCGGAATTCGGAAAGTATTGGGCGCCAGTGTACTTACCATCATGGGACTAATTTCCAGAAATTTTATCGCGCTGGTTTCCCTGGCTTTTATGATCGCCACACCAGTAGCCTGGTGGACGATGGGCAGTTGGCTGAATGAATTTCCGTATCGGATTGCAATTGACTGGTGGATGTTCGCTCTGGCAGGTGGATTAGCTATAGGAATTGCATTGTTGACGGTGAGTTCCCAGGCAATCAAAGCAGCCCTGATGAACCCGGTCAAAAGCTTACGTAGCGAATAA
- a CDS encoding ABC transporter permease has translation MNSVSQPPRWARRLLAWLHPWDTLEEVEGDLDELYTYWYKRSGPQQATLRYLLNVVSVLPPFVRRRQRKEEYSQLSILKPIMIRNYLKIAWRNIAHNKSFSAINILGLALGMACSLLIFLWIQDEFSVDAYHANGPQLYNVMERQFYDGKVEASPGTPGLLADELKKEFPEIAYAAGLSWEEERTFSVGEKLNKEKGRAAGADWFKMFSLPLLAGSAETALNAPANIAISRKLATNYFGSPQAAMGKSIRIGNKEDYQVSAVFEDIPKNGSVTYDYLLSWSDLLRHNEWLKEWGTNVPETRIQLRVDRNGVSADPARLEAKMKSFLKSRNPGMEKRGLDVQLFLQPYQEAYLYSNFKNGYQNGGRIEYVRLFGIVAVFILLIACINFMNLATARSVKRAREVGVRKVVGAGRNWLIGQFIGEAMVLTALALVIALGLVWVLLPTFNSLTEKHITFQFATASFWFMLLGMTLVTGLIAGSYPALFLSSLNPIRVLKGTIRFGSGARLFRQGLVVFQFALSMLLIIGTIIVYRQIDFIQTKNLGFDREGMLYVSSEGELATKYGTFKQELLRMPGIQAVTKMDGTPTNGFGSTGNVQWPGKDTTTSIQFQFSTVDYDFTKTLKVNVTGRDFSSDFGADSANFLINETAARRIGYKDPIGKPLTMWGKRGTIIGVVADYHQSSMHTPIEPFIAKLGQGKIIIVRIKPGQTKQALASLETLARQMNPKFPLTYRFADEAFQKLYHSETVVGALVNYFAFLAIFISCLGLFGLAAFMAEQRTKEIGVRKVLGASVTSIVALLSEDFLKLVLVAILISSPVAWYGMSSWLQNYAYKIDIEWWIFALAGLLAIGIALLTISFQSIKAALMNPVRSLRSE, from the coding sequence ATGAACTCCGTTTCTCAACCACCCCGCTGGGCAAGGCGGCTACTGGCCTGGTTGCATCCCTGGGACACCCTGGAGGAAGTCGAGGGCGATCTGGACGAGCTATATACCTATTGGTATAAGCGATCGGGTCCGCAGCAAGCTACCCTGCGTTATCTGCTCAATGTAGTATCGGTATTGCCGCCTTTTGTGCGTCGACGACAGCGTAAAGAAGAGTACAGTCAATTATCAATCCTGAAACCCATCATGATCCGTAATTATCTAAAAATCGCCTGGCGAAACATCGCTCATAATAAATCATTTTCGGCCATCAATATCCTGGGTCTGGCGCTGGGTATGGCGTGTAGTCTGCTCATTTTTCTGTGGATTCAGGACGAATTCAGTGTCGATGCCTATCATGCCAACGGTCCGCAACTCTACAACGTCATGGAACGTCAGTTCTACGATGGAAAAGTTGAAGCCAGCCCAGGAACGCCCGGATTACTGGCCGATGAGTTGAAAAAAGAGTTTCCCGAAATAGCGTATGCCGCTGGTCTGTCATGGGAAGAGGAACGAACCTTTTCGGTGGGGGAGAAACTGAACAAGGAAAAAGGGCGAGCCGCCGGGGCGGATTGGTTTAAGATGTTTAGTCTTCCACTGCTGGCCGGTAGTGCCGAAACTGCATTGAATGCTCCGGCCAATATTGCCATCTCACGGAAATTGGCAACAAACTATTTTGGCAGCCCGCAGGCGGCAATGGGCAAAAGTATCCGGATCGGTAACAAGGAAGATTATCAGGTAAGTGCCGTTTTTGAGGATATACCGAAAAATGGATCGGTAACTTATGATTATCTGCTTAGTTGGTCAGACCTTCTGAGACACAATGAATGGCTGAAGGAATGGGGCACCAACGTACCCGAAACCCGAATTCAACTCCGGGTCGACCGTAATGGTGTGTCGGCCGATCCGGCCCGGCTGGAAGCGAAAATGAAGTCGTTTCTGAAAAGCCGTAATCCAGGCATGGAAAAGCGCGGTTTAGACGTTCAGCTTTTTTTGCAACCCTATCAGGAAGCCTATCTGTATTCCAATTTTAAGAACGGATATCAGAATGGCGGTCGCATCGAATACGTGCGGTTATTTGGTATCGTAGCGGTTTTTATTCTGCTGATTGCCTGCATTAATTTCATGAATCTGGCCACAGCACGTTCCGTCAAACGGGCTCGCGAGGTGGGCGTTCGGAAAGTGGTTGGCGCGGGCCGGAACTGGCTGATCGGGCAATTTATTGGAGAAGCTATGGTCCTGACCGCTCTGGCTTTAGTAATCGCGCTGGGTCTTGTCTGGGTGCTGCTGCCTACCTTCAACAGCCTGACCGAGAAGCACATTACGTTTCAGTTTGCCACTGCCTCATTCTGGTTCATGTTGCTTGGGATGACGCTCGTTACCGGATTGATTGCCGGCAGCTATCCGGCCCTTTTCCTGTCGTCGCTGAACCCGATTCGGGTATTGAAAGGCACCATTCGATTTGGCTCTGGTGCGCGACTTTTCCGACAGGGTCTTGTGGTTTTTCAGTTTGCCCTGTCGATGTTGCTGATTATCGGAACGATCATCGTATACAGGCAAATTGATTTTATCCAGACCAAGAATCTTGGTTTTGATCGGGAGGGGATGCTTTACGTTTCCTCGGAGGGTGAGCTGGCTACTAAATACGGCACCTTCAAGCAGGAACTGTTACGAATGCCTGGCATTCAGGCAGTAACCAAAATGGATGGAACGCCAACCAATGGATTTGGAAGCACGGGCAACGTTCAATGGCCGGGTAAGGATACAACAACCAGTATCCAGTTCCAATTCTCGACGGTCGATTATGATTTCACGAAGACGCTGAAAGTAAACGTTACCGGGCGGGATTTTTCGAGCGATTTTGGTGCCGATTCGGCCAATTTCCTCATTAATGAAACCGCAGCCCGGCGGATTGGCTATAAAGACCCGATTGGTAAGCCCCTGACTATGTGGGGAAAAAGAGGGACAATCATTGGTGTCGTTGCCGACTATCACCAAAGTTCGATGCACACGCCCATTGAACCGTTTATTGCCAAACTGGGCCAGGGGAAAATTATCATTGTTCGCATCAAACCTGGCCAGACCAAGCAGGCACTGGCGAGCCTGGAAACCCTGGCGCGTCAAATGAATCCTAAGTTTCCGCTCACGTATCGGTTTGCCGATGAGGCTTTCCAGAAATTGTACCATAGCGAAACCGTAGTTGGGGCGCTGGTCAATTACTTCGCGTTTCTGGCCATCTTCATTTCCTGTCTGGGGCTGTTCGGGCTGGCGGCTTTTATGGCCGAACAACGGACGAAAGAAATCGGTGTACGCAAAGTGCTGGGCGCTTCGGTGACGAGCATCGTTGCCTTGCTTTCGGAGGATTTTCTCAAGCTGGTATTGGTGGCTATTCTCATTTCATCGCCAGTTGCCTGGTACGGGATGAGCAGCTGGTTGCAGAATTATGCCTACAAGATTGATATTGAGTGGTGGATTTTTGCGCTGGCTGGGCTATTGGCGATTGGAATCGCATTGCTAACGATCAGCTTCCAGAGTATCAAAGCCGCATTGATGAATCCTGTTCGCTCACTACGGTCAGAATGA
- a CDS encoding PadR family transcriptional regulator, with translation MRRTYLGEFEEVVLIMVAILDGEGYGVTVSQALEEHTGRIVTFGTVHNTLIRLEEKGFVKSELGGATAERGGRRKRLFRVTALGSRALQEIQQLRHELWQMVPPHTLRLSGL, from the coding sequence ATGCGTCGAACGTATTTAGGCGAATTTGAAGAAGTGGTTTTGATAATGGTAGCTATTCTGGATGGTGAAGGCTATGGGGTTACTGTTAGCCAGGCCCTCGAAGAACATACGGGCCGAATCGTCACCTTCGGTACCGTCCATAATACCCTCATCCGGCTCGAAGAGAAAGGCTTCGTTAAATCGGAACTGGGTGGAGCTACCGCCGAACGGGGTGGACGACGTAAGCGTCTGTTCCGGGTTACGGCCCTGGGAAGCCGGGCGCTACAGGAAATACAACAGCTTCGGCATGAGCTCTGGCAGATGGTTCCACCTCATACGCTTCGGCTGAGTGGCTTATGA
- the xerD gene encoding site-specific tyrosine recombinase XerD, whose product MWQSYINAFKNYLKLERSLSENSVEAYLHDAEKLYQYMLLTDPAVSPMEVTERQLMNFLVYLGELGLTAHSQARILSGLKSFFKYLLLENLIQRDPTQLLEAPKLGRKLPDTLSFPEIEAMLAAIDLSTPGGTRDRAMLEVLYSSGLRVSELLNLRLTNCYFDAGFVRVLGKGDKVRLVPIGEDAMHYTRIYVEHVRSTLDVQKGDEDTIFLNLRGKQLSRISVFTTIKKLADEVNIKKNISPHTFRHSFATHLIEGGADLRAVQQMLGHESITTTEIYTHLDRDYLKQTLREYHPRSSKRS is encoded by the coding sequence ATGTGGCAAAGTTATATAAACGCCTTTAAGAACTACCTTAAACTCGAACGGTCGCTGTCCGAAAACTCAGTTGAGGCTTATCTTCATGATGCCGAGAAGCTCTATCAATACATGTTATTGACCGATCCGGCGGTATCGCCAATGGAGGTAACCGAGAGGCAGTTAATGAACTTTCTGGTCTATCTGGGTGAATTGGGACTTACGGCCCACAGCCAGGCCCGAATACTCTCCGGATTGAAGTCATTTTTTAAATACCTGCTGCTCGAAAATCTGATTCAGCGCGATCCAACCCAGTTGCTGGAAGCACCCAAACTCGGTCGTAAGCTCCCCGATACACTCAGCTTTCCGGAAATTGAAGCCATGCTGGCGGCCATTGACCTCTCGACACCCGGCGGCACCCGCGACCGGGCAATGCTCGAAGTGTTGTATAGTTCGGGTCTGCGCGTATCGGAGTTGCTCAATTTACGGCTGACCAACTGTTATTTCGATGCCGGATTTGTCCGGGTTCTCGGTAAGGGTGATAAAGTGCGGCTGGTTCCGATCGGCGAAGACGCCATGCATTACACGCGCATCTACGTCGAGCATGTGCGCTCGACGCTTGATGTTCAGAAAGGAGATGAGGACACGATCTTCCTGAATCTACGCGGCAAACAGCTTTCGCGGATTTCGGTCTTTACGACGATTAAAAAGCTGGCCGATGAGGTCAATATTAAAAAAAACATTAGTCCCCACACATTTCGGCATTCGTTCGCAACGCACCTGATCGAAGGGGGAGCCGACCTGCGGGCAGTGCAGCAGATGTTAGGCCACGAGTCGATCACAACCACCGAAATTTACACCCACCTCGACCGTGATTATCTAAAACAAACACTCCGAGAGTACCATCCCAGAAGCTCGAAGCGGAGTTGA
- the aroQ gene encoding type II 3-dehydroquinate dehydratase, with translation MKQILIINGPNLNLLGKREPDIYGNRSFVDYLKTLEAMFPDVQLRYFQSNHEGELLDKIHELGFTIDGIVINAGAYTHTSIALADALSAVTAPAIEVHISNVHARESFRHHSYLSAKCKGIIVGLGLKGYEMAVRYLLSEQPSANSPK, from the coding sequence ATGAAACAGATTCTTATTATTAACGGGCCCAACCTGAACCTGCTGGGCAAACGCGAACCCGATATTTATGGTAACCGCTCCTTTGTGGATTACCTGAAAACGCTGGAAGCAATGTTTCCCGATGTGCAACTTCGCTATTTTCAGTCGAATCATGAGGGTGAGCTCCTGGATAAAATCCATGAATTGGGCTTTACGATCGATGGAATCGTGATCAACGCTGGTGCTTACACCCATACGTCTATCGCCCTTGCCGATGCGCTTTCTGCGGTTACAGCACCAGCCATTGAGGTCCATATATCCAATGTTCATGCCCGCGAATCATTTCGCCATCACAGCTATCTGTCGGCTAAATGCAAAGGAATTATCGTTGGTCTGGGCTTGAAAGGATATGAAATGGCAGTGCGCTATCTTCTCAGTGAGCAGCCATCAGCGAACAGCCCAAAATAA
- a CDS encoding aminotransferase class V-fold PLP-dependent enzyme, translated as MITFYPGPSKVYPQVADYASEAVREGIVSLNHRSAGFMEIVKETVRLLHEKLAIPANYHIALVSSATECWEIVAQSLTVQASLHPYSGAFGKKWAEYAYKIKPPIELNQADVLCLVQNETSNGTQVTMETLAQFRRDFSSNEGSALIAVDAVSSMAGIQFDWTLADVWFASVQKCFGLPAGLAVLVYSPAALKRAQEIGENDHYNSLLFIHENFAKFQTPYTPNGLGIYLLMRVLQQVSPIAEVDAVTKKRSAALYSFFEQEMNKSPFRLLIDNPAERSDTVIAVEGSEAAIKAVKQAAQQAGITLGNGYGDWKTTTFRIANFPAITDDEIETLKQFLLSFQQ; from the coding sequence ATGATCACCTTTTATCCTGGACCGTCGAAAGTTTATCCGCAGGTAGCCGACTACGCATCCGAAGCCGTACGCGAAGGTATTGTTAGTCTGAACCACCGTAGCGCGGGGTTTATGGAGATCGTGAAAGAAACGGTCCGGCTTTTACACGAAAAACTCGCCATTCCGGCCAATTACCATATCGCCCTTGTATCCTCGGCAACGGAATGCTGGGAGATTGTGGCGCAGTCGCTGACGGTTCAGGCTAGTTTACATCCATACAGTGGCGCATTCGGCAAAAAATGGGCTGAATATGCTTACAAGATTAAACCGCCGATCGAACTCAATCAGGCCGATGTGCTTTGCCTCGTTCAGAATGAAACGTCCAACGGAACTCAGGTTACGATGGAAACACTCGCTCAGTTCCGGCGGGATTTTTCGAGTAATGAGGGGTCTGCCTTGATTGCCGTCGATGCGGTTTCATCCATGGCGGGCATCCAATTCGACTGGACGCTGGCCGATGTCTGGTTTGCGTCCGTACAAAAATGTTTCGGATTGCCAGCCGGGCTGGCCGTGCTGGTTTACTCGCCTGCTGCACTCAAGCGGGCGCAGGAAATCGGCGAGAACGATCACTACAACAGTCTTTTGTTCATCCACGAAAATTTTGCCAAATTCCAGACGCCCTATACGCCCAACGGCCTCGGTATCTACCTGCTGATGCGCGTATTACAACAAGTATCGCCTATTGCTGAGGTAGACGCTGTCACCAAAAAGCGGAGTGCGGCCTTGTATTCGTTTTTTGAGCAGGAAATGAACAAATCGCCCTTTCGGTTATTGATCGACAATCCGGCCGAGCGATCCGATACGGTCATTGCCGTTGAAGGGTCGGAAGCGGCTATCAAGGCCGTAAAACAAGCAGCTCAACAGGCAGGGATCACCCTTGGCAACGGGTATGGTGACTGGAAAACAACGACGTTCCGTATTGCCAACTTCCCGGCCATTACGGATGATGAGATTGAAACCTTAAAACAATTCCTTTTGTCATTCCAACAGTAA
- a CDS encoding MarC family protein, which yields MFNIKEIASVTLILFSVIDVIGSLPVIIDLRKKVGKIESERATFVSGALMVSFLFVGERLLKLFGVDVASFAVAGALIIFLIGLEMILGRTIFKPDESSTGGATHIVPIAFPLIAGAGTLTTLISLRAEYQTANIIVGIILNLFLIYAVLKSSGWLETRLGSGGLAVLRKIFGIILLAIAIKLFKTNLLSEL from the coding sequence ATGTTTAATATAAAAGAAATTGCCTCGGTCACGCTTATTTTATTTTCGGTTATCGATGTGATTGGCTCGTTGCCTGTCATTATCGATCTCCGAAAAAAAGTCGGCAAGATCGAGTCAGAACGGGCAACGTTCGTATCGGGCGCCCTGATGGTGTCATTTTTATTTGTTGGCGAACGTCTCCTGAAACTGTTTGGCGTTGACGTTGCGTCATTTGCCGTAGCCGGAGCCCTCATCATTTTTCTGATTGGCCTGGAAATGATTCTGGGTCGCACGATTTTCAAACCAGATGAAAGCAGTACGGGTGGAGCAACACATATTGTGCCCATTGCGTTTCCGCTTATTGCCGGTGCCGGTACACTAACGACCCTTATCTCCCTACGCGCGGAGTATCAAACGGCGAATATCATTGTCGGTATTATTCTGAATCTGTTTCTGATCTATGCCGTTCTGAAGTCATCAGGATGGCTCGAAACCCGGTTGGGATCGGGCGGCCTGGCCGTACTCCGCAAAATATTCGGCATTATCCTGTTGGCAATCGCCATTAAGCTATTTAAAACGAACCTGCTATCTGAACTGTGA
- a CDS encoding pyrophosphohydrolase domain-containing protein, whose protein sequence is MNSPDSLTQVAEFHRTFHAPVLDTPQIPSEARCKLRVSLLAEELDEFREAIAEGDLVGVADALCDLQYVLSGAVLEFGLGDKFKALFDEVQRSNMSKACLTVEEAEATVAQYQAKGVDCHFVESDGKFLVYRDADHKTLKSINYSPADLETILT, encoded by the coding sequence ATGAATTCACCAGACTCACTTACCCAGGTTGCGGAATTTCACCGCACGTTTCATGCTCCCGTTCTCGATACACCCCAGATTCCATCTGAAGCCCGCTGTAAACTTCGGGTGTCGCTGCTGGCCGAGGAACTCGACGAATTCCGGGAAGCCATTGCCGAAGGCGACCTCGTTGGTGTAGCCGACGCCCTCTGCGATTTACAGTATGTGTTATCAGGAGCTGTTCTGGAGTTTGGCCTGGGCGATAAATTCAAGGCGTTGTTTGACGAAGTTCAACGGTCTAACATGAGCAAAGCCTGTCTGACAGTCGAAGAGGCCGAAGCAACGGTAGCCCAGTATCAGGCCAAAGGGGTCGATTGCCATTTTGTCGAATCAGATGGAAAATTCCTGGTTTATCGCGATGCCGATCATAAAACCCTCAAGAGCATCAACTACTCACCTGCCGATTTAGAGACAATTCTTACCTAG
- the cobT gene encoding nicotinate-nucleotide--dimethylbenzimidazole phosphoribosyltransferase, translating to MTLTSSLTTLETTIRRRIDNKTKPLGALGRLEELALQIALIQQTETPVLTNPHLLVFAGDHGLAAEGVSAYPADITYGMVKNFIAGGAAINVFCRQNGLTLLVCDVGVNGSFDENTPSFVKYKIRPGTRNMRYEPAMTPDECAAAIDAGKTLVNGIQYRGCNIVGFGEMGIGNTSPATLLMHRLTGLPLEQCVGRGTGLNDAGLAHKLAILQEVASHYTALADPMAILAAMGGLEIASIVGGMIQAAENGMIILVDGFIATSALLVAHTLNPAVLQNCVFCHQSDEAGHQQMLRFLGVRPLLNLDLRLGEGTGCALAYPIVEAAVNMLNEMATMDILD from the coding sequence ATGACACTCACTTCATCACTCACGACGCTCGAAACAACGATTCGTCGGCGTATCGACAATAAAACCAAACCGTTGGGTGCGCTGGGGCGACTGGAAGAACTGGCTCTTCAGATCGCGCTGATTCAGCAAACAGAGACTCCTGTTCTGACCAATCCACACCTGCTTGTTTTCGCCGGCGATCACGGGCTGGCAGCTGAGGGCGTTAGCGCTTACCCAGCCGATATCACCTATGGCATGGTTAAAAACTTCATTGCAGGCGGAGCCGCCATCAATGTGTTTTGTCGCCAAAATGGGTTGACGTTACTGGTTTGTGATGTTGGCGTAAATGGATCGTTTGACGAGAATACGCCCAGCTTCGTTAAATACAAGATCCGGCCGGGCACCCGAAACATGCGTTATGAACCTGCCATGACACCCGACGAATGTGCTGCGGCCATTGACGCTGGAAAAACGCTGGTGAACGGGATTCAGTATCGCGGCTGCAACATCGTTGGATTTGGCGAAATGGGCATTGGGAATACTTCTCCCGCTACCCTACTTATGCACCGTCTGACGGGTCTACCACTCGAACAATGCGTTGGGCGCGGTACCGGACTGAACGATGCCGGACTGGCGCATAAGCTCGCCATTTTGCAGGAAGTGGCTTCCCATTATACAGCGTTGGCCGATCCAATGGCAATTTTAGCGGCAATGGGTGGCCTGGAAATTGCCTCTATCGTGGGTGGCATGATACAGGCCGCGGAAAACGGTATGATTATCCTGGTCGACGGTTTCATTGCTACATCAGCCTTATTGGTCGCTCACACCCTCAACCCAGCGGTGCTGCAAAACTGTGTTTTCTGCCATCAATCCGACGAAGCCGGGCATCAGCAAATGCTTCGCTTTCTGGGCGTTCGGCCGTTGCTCAATCTTGATCTGCGGTTAGGTGAAGGTACGGGCTGCGCACTCGCTTATCCAATCGTAGAGGCTGCTGTCAACATGCTGAACGAGATGGCAACGATGGACATTTTAGACTAA